One Candidatus Bathyarchaeota archaeon DNA window includes the following coding sequences:
- a CDS encoding 4Fe-4S dicluster domain-containing protein: MKEPIWIFRDYPKCSGCRRCELACSLNHEGWFWPEASRVRVFMPFPGLEVPHLCAQCDDYPCVKSCPVEALKVDETTAVLVDRDKCIGCGKCIDACPGKVPFLHPKDGKATICDLCGGDPQCVKVCGEAGYEALQLVREGQNLNRKLFSRKPIEVARELAVNLFGEKGMEVL, from the coding sequence ATGAAAGAGCCGATATGGATATTCAGGGATTATCCGAAGTGCTCTGGATGTAGGCGATGCGAGTTGGCCTGCAGCCTTAACCATGAGGGTTGGTTCTGGCCCGAGGCTTCCAGGGTGAGGGTCTTCATGCCATTCCCGGGGTTGGAGGTGCCCCACCTATGCGCCCAGTGCGACGACTACCCATGCGTCAAGTCCTGCCCAGTTGAAGCCCTCAAGGTTGATGAGACTACCGCCGTCCTGGTGGACAGGGATAAGTGTATAGGTTGTGGAAAATGTATAGATGCCTGCCCAGGAAAGGTACCGTTTCTACATCCTAAGGATGGGAAGGCAACTATATGCGACCTCTGCGGCGGGGACCCCCAATGCGTGAAGGTCTGCGGTGAGGCGGGCTATGAAGCCCTTCAATTGGTTAGAGAGGGGCAGAACTTGAACAGGAAGCTCTTCTCAAGGAAACCCATAGAGGTCGCGAGGGAGCTTGCGGTGAACCTCTTCGGGGAGAAAGGGATGGAGGTGTTATAG
- a CDS encoding mechanosensitive ion channel: MAVLEDFIRSLLWIHPEMPRIVLVSIVLIAVGIGYTILSRSLTRLSKRLELDPHITNSMRLVLRVLALFVCITVVFTVYELPTTWFVGGSALVGAIVGFGSSQTINNIAAGFYVILSRPFRVKDYVRIGDVEGQVEEISINYTKLYTPTFNLLLIPNTQVMNSRILNLTHEGLIKYTFTLTFPHTPPLTVDEISKRCIEPAIEEFHEKYKDKVLRRAEYYFQESVSLGRSFRIRIFVPKGEARSLFSLQPELAGMILNRWDIERVKAN; encoded by the coding sequence ATGGCGGTACTTGAGGACTTCATCAGGAGCCTCCTCTGGATCCATCCCGAGATGCCCCGCATAGTTCTAGTTTCAATCGTTCTGATAGCGGTGGGCATAGGTTATACCATTCTAAGCCGTTCCCTGACGAGGCTGAGTAAGAGGCTTGAACTCGACCCCCATATCACCAACTCTATGAGGCTCGTTTTGAGGGTTTTGGCCCTATTCGTCTGCATAACCGTGGTCTTCACCGTATATGAGCTTCCCACGACTTGGTTTGTGGGCGGCTCCGCCCTAGTCGGCGCAATAGTGGGCTTCGGCTCCTCCCAGACGATAAACAACATAGCCGCTGGCTTCTACGTCATCCTGAGCCGCCCCTTCAGGGTTAAGGATTATGTCAGGATAGGCGACGTCGAAGGCCAGGTGGAGGAGATCTCCATAAATTACACTAAGCTCTATACCCCGACCTTCAACCTCCTCCTGATACCAAACACCCAGGTTATGAATAGCAGGATCCTCAACCTGACCCATGAGGGATTGATAAAATACACCTTCACCTTGACCTTCCCCCATACGCCACCCCTTACAGTTGATGAAATATCGAAGAGGTGCATAGAGCCGGCCATAGAGGAGTTCCATGAGAAATACAAGGATAAGGTGTTGAGGAGGGCCGAGTATTACTTCCAGGAAAGCGTTAGCCTCGGGAGGTCTTTCAGGATAAGGATTTTCGTCCCAAAGGGTGAGGCTAGGAGCCTCTTCAGCCTCCAGCCCGAGCTCGCTGGGATGATCCTGAACAGATGGGATATTGAAAGGGTGAAGGCAAATTAA
- a CDS encoding HEPN domain-containing protein — MRSMEMALDYIGRASRMLIEARNALNSGDYPLTVRRSQEVVELSLKAALRLLAVEYPREHDLRDVLIEAAESRELPQWFREELEFMGAVSSDLARKRGPAFYGDEMTLKPPSSLFSFEDALKALRDAERVYENCRCLIEQVRCGD, encoded by the coding sequence ATGAGGAGCATGGAGATGGCGCTAGACTATATCGGACGGGCCTCCAGAATGCTGATAGAAGCCAGAAACGCCTTAAACTCAGGGGATTATCCATTAACCGTGAGGAGATCTCAAGAGGTCGTAGAGCTATCCCTTAAGGCAGCGTTGAGGCTTCTAGCCGTCGAGTATCCAAGAGAGCATGACCTCAGAGATGTTTTAATTGAGGCCGCAGAGAGCCGAGAGCTTCCTCAATGGTTCAGGGAGGAACTCGAGTTTATGGGAGCCGTCTCAAGCGACCTCGCGAGAAAGAGGGGCCCAGCATTCTATGGAGATGAGATGACCCTAAAGCCTCCATCATCACTATTCTCATTTGAGGATGCATTGAAGGCTCTTAGAGACGCAGAGAGAGTGTACGAAAATTGCAGATGTTTAATCGAACAGGTCCGCTGTGGAGATTAA
- a CDS encoding nucleotidyltransferase domain-containing protein gives MIREEYVEYINQIVTSLKDRLGERLISIVLFGSVARGDAGEGSDVDILVVSDSFKDSYGGRFQLFQEVEDALLSSEARMRLRKLGLGTLISPVPLTREEVKRNPPILLDILVDGLILYDKDSFMERHLRELDAKLKALKARRIQLPGGRWYWDLKPDYKLGEVVEI, from the coding sequence TTGATCAGAGAAGAATATGTCGAATACATCAATCAGATCGTGACCTCTCTGAAGGATAGGCTAGGCGAGAGGCTCATCTCAATAGTTCTCTTTGGAAGCGTTGCAAGAGGAGACGCCGGGGAGGGGAGCGATGTGGACATCCTAGTGGTCTCAGACTCCTTCAAAGATTCCTATGGAGGTAGATTCCAGCTCTTCCAAGAGGTTGAGGATGCACTCCTCTCCTCTGAGGCTAGGATGAGGCTCAGGAAGCTTGGGCTTGGAACCCTCATCAGTCCGGTTCCCCTCACGAGAGAGGAGGTCAAGAGGAACCCCCCAATCCTCTTAGATATACTTGTGGATGGATTGATCCTATACGATAAAGATAGCTTCATGGAGAGGCATCTAAGGGAGCTCGACGCGAAGCTCAAGGCCCTTAAAGCTAGGAGGATCCAGCTCCCTGGGGGGAGATGGTACTGGGATCTAAAGCCAGACTATAAGCTTGGAGAGGTTGTTGAGATATGA